The Pseudomonas rhizosphaerae genomic sequence TGCCGGTCAGGGAGTCGGGATGGTCCATGACCTCCTGCGCCGTGCCCTGGGCCACGATGTGGCCACCGTGAACACCTGCGCCGGGGCCGATGTCGACCACGTAATCGGCAAGGCGGATGGCATCTTCGTCATGCTCGACGACAATCACGGTGTTGCCGATGTCACGCAGGTGCTTGAGGGTGCCCAGCAGGCGGTCGTTGTCGCGCTGGTGCAGGCCGATGGAGGGTTCGTCGAGGATGTACATGACGCCCACCAGGCCCGCGCCGATCTGGCTGGCCAGGCGGATGCGCTGGGCCTCGCCGCCCGAGAGGGTGTCCGCACTGCGGTCCAGGGTCAGGTAGTCCAGGCCCACGTTGACCAGGAACTGCAGGCGCTCGCGGATTTCCTTGAGGATCTTGTCGGCGATTTCACCCTTGCGACCGGTCAGGCTGAGGCTGCCGAAATAATCGGTGGCATCGCCGATCGGCAAGCCGGTGACAGCAGGCAGGGTTTTCTCGCCCACCCAGACGTGACGTGCCTCACGGCGCAGGCGAGTGCCGCGGCAGTCAGGGCAGGGCTGGGTGCTGAGGAACTTGGCCAGCTCTTCACGGACGCTGGCCGACTCGGTTTCGCGGTAGCGGCGCTCGAGGTTGGGCACGATGCCTTCGAACGGATGCGAACGCTTGACGATGTCGCCGCGGTCGTTGAGGTAGCGGAAATCGACGTTATGGCTGCCGCTGCCGCTGAGGATGACTTTCTGCTGGTCGCTGGGCAGTTCGTTGAACGGTACGTCCAGGCTGAATTGGTAATGGCTGGCGAGCGAGCCGAGCATCTGGAAGTAATAGACGTTGCGCCTGTCCCAGCCGCGGATCGCGCCTTCGGCCAAGGTCAGCTCGCCGTTCACCAGGCGCTTGTTGTCGAAGAACTGCTTCACGCCCAGGCCATCGCAGGTCGGGCAGGCACCGGCCGGGTTGTTGAAGGAGAACAGCTTGGGCTCCAGCTCGCTGATGGCGTGGCCGCAGATCGGGCAGGCAAAGCGCGCGGAGAAGATGATCTCTTCGAAGGGTTCGTCGTCCATTGACGCCACCAGGGCGATGCCATCGGCCAGCTTCAGGGCCGTCTCGAACGATTCGGCCAGACGCTGCTGCAAGTCGGAACGGACCTTGAAGCGGTCCACGACGACTTCGATGGTGTGCTTCTTCTGCTTGTCGAGCTTGGGCAGCTCGTCCATCTCGTAGAGCTTGCCGTTGATGCGCGCGCGGACAAAGCCCTGGGCGCGCAGCTCTTCGAAAATGGCCAGGTGCTCGCCCTTGCGCTCACGGATGACCGGGGCCAGCAGCATCAGCCGCGCGCCCTCGGGCTGGGCCAGGACCAGGTCGACCATCTGGCTGACCGTCTGGGCTTCCAGCGGAATGTCATGATCCGGGCAGCGCGGCGTGCCCACGCGGGCGTACAGCAGGCGCAGGTAGTCGTAGATCTCAGTGATGGTGCCGACGGTGGAGCGGGGGTTGTGCGACGTCGACTTCTGTTCGATGGAAATGGCCGGCGACAGACCTTCGATGGTGTCGACGTCGGGCTTTTCCATCATCGATAGGAACTGGCGGGCATAGGCCGACAGCGATTCGACGTAGCGGCGTTGACCTTCGGCATAGAGGGTGTCGAAAGCCAGGGAGGATTTGCCTGAACCCGACAGCCCGGTGATGACGATCAGTTTGTCACGGGGCAGGGTCAGATCGATGTTTTTCAAATTGTGGGTTCGAGCCCCACGTACCAGAATCTTGTCCAAGGCGGCCTCGCGCGGCGGGCGTAAACAGGTGAGTATACGGGGCTTGTCAATGGCACCGCACGGTGCGTGCGCGCAAAGATGAAGAAGGCGCGTCAAAGCGTCGCCATCTGTGCCGTTACTGGGTGGGACTGGTAGAATCGTCACCGGTTCACACGAGGTTTATCCATGCACGATCCCCACAGCGAACGCATGAGCAGCGGTGAAACCCGCGCAGCCAGCGGGCTGGCCCTGGTGTTCGCTTTCCGCATGCTGGGCATGTTCATGGTCCTGCCGGTACTGGCGACCTATGGCATGGACCTAGCAGGTGCCACCCCGGCCTTGATAGGTCTGGCGATCGGTGCCTATGGCTTGACTCAAGCTTTTCTACAGATTCCTTTCGGGGTCATCTCCGACCGCATCGGCCGTCGCCCGGTGATCTACGGTGGCTTGGTGATCTTCGCCATCGGCAGTGTGGTCGCGGCCCAGGCCGACTCCATCTGGGGCGTGATCGCCGGACGCATCCTGCAGGGCGCGGGTGCGATATCGGCGGCAGTCATGGCGCTGCTTTCGGACCTGACCCGCGAGCAGAACCGCACCAAGGCCATGGCCATGATTGGCATGAGCATCGGTGTGTCCTTCGCCGTGGCGATGGTGGTCGGGCCGCTGCTGACCCGCGCCTTCGGCCTGCATGGGCTGTTCCTGGCTACCGGCGTGCTGGCCTTGGTCGGCATCGCCCTGGTGGCTTTCGTCGTGCCCAAGGCGACGGCCCACACGCGGCATCGCGAGTCGGGCGTGGCCCGGGGCGAGATGCTGGCCACGCTCAAGCACCCCGACCTGCTGCGCCTGGACCTGGGCATTTTCGTCCTGCATTCGATCCTGATGGCCAGCTTTGTGGCCTTGCCACTGGCGCTGGTGGAACGCGCCGGCTTGCCCAAGGAAGAGCATTGGTGGGTTTACCTGACGGCCTTGGTCGTATCTTTTTTCGCAATGATTCCGTTCATCATCTACGGCGAAAAGAAGCGCAAGATGAAGCGTGTTCTGCTGGGCGCGGTGGCAACCCTGATGCTGGTGGAGCTGTTCTTCTGGGAGTTCGGCAGTGGCCTGAAGGCGCTGGTGATTGGCACGGTGGTGTTCTTCACCGCGTTCAACCTGCTCGAGGCGTCGCTGCCTTCGTTGATCAGCAAGGTCTCGCCAGCGGGCGGCAAGGGCACGGCCATGGGCGTGTATTCCACCAGTCAGTTCCTGGGGTCGGCCATGGGCGGCATCCTCGGTGGCTGGCTGTTCCAGCACGGTGGCCTGGGTGTGGTCTTCATCGGATGCGCGGCGCTGTGCGCCCTGTGGCTGGCCATAGCTGTTACTATGCGCGAACCACCCTACGTGACCAGTCTGCGCTTGCCGCTTTCGCCCCAAGCGATGCGCGAGACGGGATTGGCCGAGCGGCTGAAAACCGTGCCCGGTGTAACAGATGCGGTGGTGGTGGCCGAAGAGGCCGCCATCTATATCAAATTGGACAAAGAAATTTTGGATCGCACCGCCCTCGAGCGCCTGGTCAACCCAGCGCCGACAGCATGCGAAGCCTAGGAGAACGATATGGCCCGTGGGGTTAACAAAGTCATTTTGGTCGGCACCTGTGGTCAGGATCCGGAAGTTCGCTACCTGCCCAACGGCAACGCGGTCACCAACCTGAGCCTGGCCACCAGCGAGCAGTGGACCGACAAGCAGAGCGGCCAGAAGGTCGAGCGTACCGAGTGGCACCGTGTGTCGATGTTCGGCAAGGTTGCGGAGATCGCCGGTGAGTACCTGCGCAAAGGCTCGCAGGTGTACATCGAAGGCAAGCTGCAGACCCGCGAGTGGGAAAAGGACGGTATCAAGCGCTACACCACCGAGATCATCGTCGACATGCAGGGCACCATGCAGCTGTTGGGCGGCCGTCCGCAGAACAACGACCAGCAGGGCGGCGGTGGCAACAACTACCAGCAGTCGGCACCGGCCCCACGTCAGCAGGCGCCGCGTCCACAGCAGTCGGCACCGCAGCAGCGTTCGGCTCCGCCTGCCCAGCAGCAGCCGGCGCAGCAACCGGCTCCGGACTTTGACAGCTTTGATGATGATATTCCGTTCTAAGCTGCCTGCCTGAACCGAAAAAGCCCCGCTGCCACCCGGCAGCGGGGCTTTTTGTTGCTCGCCAAAAAGCAGGCGAGGTCGCGGCTTCCAATCGGCCTTCGCAGCCTGATTTGGCGTCAGTTTTTCAGCTGTTTTTGCAGCGGCAAAATATAAATATATGCATCGCGTATTCCCTTGCCCTGGCCCCGTCGCTTCACTAAGATTTTTCGAAATTCGCAGCCCTGTTGCCCACGTGCTGTCGCTTACAGCGCATTGCCTGCAGCCGATACACCCTTCGAACGGAATCAACCCATGGCTTCAGGTCAACGCTTTCACGTGCTCGACAGTCTTCGCGGCATCTGCGCACTGGCGGTGGTGTTGTACCACCTGCACGTGGTGGGCAGCCTGACCGAGCTGGCGTTCTTTCGCAGTGCCGATCTGTTCGTCGACTTTTTCTTCGTGCTCAGCGGGTTCGTGATCACTCACGCCTATGGTGCGCGGCATGACCTGGACCTGCGGCGGTTCTTTATCCTGCGTACCTTTCGCCTGGCGCCATTGCATGTGTGCCTGTTGGGGGTGTTCATCCTCTTCGAGTTCGTGAAGTGGGGAGCGGCACAGCAAGGTGTGAGCTTCAACAAGGAACCGTTCACGGGCATGTATGCACCTTCGCAGATCCTGCCCAACCTGTTGCTGATCCAGGCATGGACGCCGTTGACCGAGAACATGTCGTTCAACTATCCGTCCTGGAGCATCAGCATCGAGTACTACATGTACCTGGTCTTTGCTGCCGTGGTGCTGTGCACGTCGGCGCGTCGCGTGCTGGTGTGGGCGGGGATCGTGATCGGCGCTGGGGCGCTTTTGTACAGTGGGGCGGGGCCGTTTACTGCGCTGGCCTACAAGGGGCTGGCGTGCTTCTTCGCAGGGGCCCTGTGCTACAAGGTTTTCGAGATTCTGCGCCGAAAGGGGCAATTGGGGTTCAGGGTGGCTTCGCTGCTGGAAGTCCTGGCGGGCGGGTTGATTGTGTGGACCCTGAGCAGCGACGATCCGAACAAGGCCGTGCTGGCCAGTGGGCTGTTCTGCCTGACGGTGACCTTGTATGCATTCGATGCCGGGGTCGTTTCCAGCCTGCTCAAGATGCGTCTGTTCGAGTTGCTGGGGCGGCTGTCGTACTCGATCTACCTGACCCATGTGATCATTTTGAGTGTGTTGATCCTGCTGTTCATGGTGCTGGAGAAGAAGACCGGCCTGACGCTGGCGCCGGTGTTCGGGGATTTCCGCTACCTGGACAGTGGCTACGTGTGGCTCAACAACCTGATCGTGGCCTTGGTGCTGTTGGCGGTGGTGGGGATTTCGTTTGTTACCTACCACCTGATCGAGGTCAACGGACAGAAGCTGGGCCGCCGTCTGCTGGGGCAGCGGATGCCCGTGCAGGCCGTGCCTGGCTGAGGTGTCGGGGCTGCCAAGAGCCCCTGTTTTTGATAGCGCGTGACGTCAGCGTCAGAAAAACGCAAAATGGCTGTTCGATTCGAGTGCGGGCGAAGGTTTCATTGTCGACCACGCGCCTGTGGTTAATCTGAACTGTCAATTTGAACGGACCTGCTGACTCTATGCGAATGCGCCTTATGCTATTGGGCGGTGGGAATGCCCTGGGGCATGCGCTGATTCGCCTTGGAGCGGAAGAAGGCATCGGCTTCCTGGCCCCGCGCCCGCCGGACAACGGTTGGGATGTGGCGAGCCTCACCGACCTGCTCGATGAAACCCGCCCCGATGCGCTGATCAACCTGGCGTACTACTTCGACTGGTTTCAGGCCGATGCAGTGAGCCAGGCGCGCCTGGACCAACAAGAAATCGCCGTGGAGCGCTTGGCCGAGCGGTGCCAGGAGCATCAGATCGTGCTTTTGCAGCCTTCCAGCTATCGCGTGTTCGATGGCTCGCGGGCCACTGCCTATAGCGAAAAGGACGAGCCGGTGCCTTTGGGCCTGCGCGGCCAGGCTTTGTGGCGCATCGAGCAGAGCGTACGCGCGGCCTGCCCGCGGCACGTGCTGCTGCGTTTCGGCTGGTTGCTCGACGACAGCGCCGACGGTGTGCTGGGGCGCTACCTGCGGCGCGCCGAGCTGCCGCAGCCGTTGCCCCTGGCCGATGATCGGCGCGGCAATCCGACCCCTGTGGACGATGCCGCGCGGGTGATTCTTTCGGTGCTCAAGCAACTGGACTGCGAAGCGCCACTGTGGGGCACCTACCACTACGCCGGCAACGAGGCGACTACTGCATTGGCCCTGGGCCAGGCGATCATCAGCGAAGCCAAGACGATGCATTCGTTGGCAATCGATGCACCTACCGCCCAGGCCCACGCCGCACGGCCTGATGCAGGGGAAGAGCCGCAACACGCGGTACTGGCCTGCAAGAAAATCCTGCACACCTTCGGCATCAAGCCGCGCGCCTGGCGTTCGGGCCTGCCGAGCCTTCTGGACAGATACTACCGACATGGCTGATACACCCATTCTGATCACCGGCGGCGCCGGTTTCATTGGCTCTCATCTGGTGGATGCATTGCTGGCCGAGGGTCACTCGGTGCGGGTGCTGGATGACTTGTCCACGGGCAAGCGCAGCAACCTGCCAATGGAAAACCCCAGGTTGGAGCTGATCGAAGGCGATGTCGCCGACGCGACGCTGATGACCCAGGTGGTGCGTGACTGCAAGGCGGTGGTGCACCTGGCGGCCGTCGCTTCGGTGCAGGCCTCGGTGGACGATCCGGTGAAAACCCATCAGAGCAACTTCATCGGCACCTTGAACCTGTGCGAGGCCATGCGCCTGGCAGGGGTCAAGCGAGTGCTGTTCGCTTCCAGCGCCGCAGTGTATGGCAACAATGGCGAGGGCGAAGCGGTTGGCGAAGACACCACCAAGGCGCCGCTGACGCCTTACGCAGCCGACAAGCTGGCCAGCGAGTACTACCTGGACTTCTACCGTCGCGAGCACGGCCTGGAGCCGGTTGTGTTTCGCTTCTTCAATATCTACGGGCCGAGGCAGGATCCTTCCTCGCCGTATTCGGGCGTCATCAGTATTTTCAGCGAGCGGGCGCAGCGCGGGCAGCCTATCAGTCTGTTCGGCGACGGCGAGCAGACCCGCGATTTCTTCTATGTGGGTGATCTGGTGACCTTGCTGATGCAAGGGTTGCAGCAGCCGACTGTGCAAGCAGGGCCGGTGAACGTGGGGCTGAATCAGGCGACTTCGTTGAATGAGCTGCTGGCGGGGCTGGGCGCGGTGCTCGGCGGTTTGCCGGCGGTGAGCCATGGGCCGGCGCGGGGCGGCGATATCCGTCACTCACGGGCCGACAATACCCGGCTGCTGGAACGTTTCGAACTGGGGCCGGTGACGCCGCTGGAAGAAGGGCTGCGGCGTCTGCTGGGGTTATAGGCTTTTCACTTTTGCGTGCCAGCCCACGCCCGCAATGGGCGAAGGGCGGGCGGCGGTAAGCGCGTCTAGAACTTGTAGCCCACGCCGACCATGTACACCCACGGGTCGACTTCCAGGTCGACCTTGGTACGGCCCACGCCCAGCGCGGTAGGGCCGTCGACGCTGGCCTTGGTGTCGATGTCGACGTACCAGACCGATGCGTTGACCATCATGTGCTCGCTGAGCATGTAGTCGAACCCCAGTTGCCCGGCGATGCCCACCGAATCCTGAATCTTGAGATTGTTGAAGCCCTGTTGCTTGCGCGCACCACTTAGGTCTTCGTCGTAGAACAGGGTGTAGTTGATGCCGACGCCGGCGTACGGTTGGAAGCGTGAGGTCGGTGCCAGTGGGTAGTACTGCAGGGACAGGGTAGGGGGCAGTTGTTTGACGTCCGCCAGTTTGCCGTCAAGCCCGGCGATGCCGGTGGCAGCGCTGACTCCGCGCACGCCCACGGTGTGCTGGAACGGCGTGGCCGCCAGCAGCTCGATGCCGACGTGGTCGGTGAGCATGTAGGCGAAGGCCAGGCCCAGTTGGGTGTCGCTGTCCAGAGTGGCCTTGGTGCCCGCGACCTTGACGCCGTCTAGCTTGAGCTGGCCGCTGTCTTCATTGGGCGCGGTGGTGGCGGCACCGGCGCGGATGATCAGATCGCCAGCCTGGTGTGCCTGGGCCAGGGGGGCTGCCAGCGCCATGGCAATCAGAGAGGCGCCGAGCAAGGACTTGTTCATGGGGGCTCCATTGGATAGTGCGAAGGAAATTCGCCCAATGGTAGTCAGTACACCGGCTCGGCTTTTTGATCTGGCTCAATGAAAGGCCAATGGCTCAGTCCGGCAGCTCGTAGGCATAGATCTTCGCGGCAGCCATCTGGTAGCCCGCCTGCGCCAGGTCACTGCTGCTGGCCTTGACCTGCATGGGCCCCTCGATCCAGTAGGGCTGGTAGAGCTCTTCGACCTTGACGCCGACCGCGCTGGTCACGTGCACGATCTGGTTGGACGGCGGCGGTGGCACATGGATGCAGGCGCCGAAGTAGGGCACCAGGAGAAACTCGGTGGTTCGACCGGCCTCGTTCACTTCCAGCGGCACGATGTAGCCGGGGATGCGCAACTGCTGCCCGTCCAGTGCCTGGACCACCGGTGCATCGGGCGCCTGCTGGTGGGCTGCGGGTCCGGCTTCGGCCAGGGCGGTGCCCATCTGCGCCAGGTCGTGCATGGGTGTCATCTGTGGCACCAGCTTGGGCGCATCCGGCGGGATCAGCGCCTCCCAGCTGACTTCCTTGAGCTCGGCCGCGGACAGCGACAGGCTGGTCAACAGCAACAGGGCCATTACCGCGCGCAACATAGGTTGAATCCTCACAAGTGAATCGACAAACCGTCGGCCAGGGATTGCCGATAGGCGCGCCAGGCCGGTATCGCGCCCATGACCACGGCGGCCGCGAGGATGATCCCCAGCAACGACCACTCATAGGCACTGGGCAGGCTCAGTGGCAGGTACAGACCGTAGTTGGACTGCACGTAGCCTTGGGCGCAGGCAATGCTCAGGTACAACAATGCCATGCCAGCCAGGATCCCCACCAGCGCCAAGGAAAAGGCTTCGAGAATCAGCAAGCCGGCGATGTGCCAGGGGCGCGCACCGACCGAGCGCAGGATGGCCATTTCGCGACGTCGCTCGTTGAGGCTGGTGACGATCGCCGTGAGCATGCCGATCAGACCGGTGAGCACGACGAACACCGAAATGACGAACAAAGCCTGCTCCGCGGTACCCATCAGGCTCCACAACTCCTGCAGGGCCACGCCGGGAAGAATCGCCATCAGTGGCTCGCCGCGAAACTCGTTGATGTCGCGTTGCAGGGCGAAGGTGGCGATCTTGCTGTTGAGGCCGACCATGAAGGCGGTGATGGCGCTGGGTGTCAGGTCCATGTTGCGTGCTTGGTCGGCGCTTATTCGCCCGGCACCGCGAGCCGGTACGCCGTTTTTCCAGTCGATGTGGATGGCTTCCATGCCGCCCAGGCTGATGTGCAGCGTGCGGTCGACCGGTGTGCCGGTGCGCGCGAGGATGCCGACGACGGTGAACGGCTTGTCGTCGTGCTTGACCAGGCTGATGGCCGCCACGCCGTGAGCCAGCACCAGTTTGTCGCCGAGCTTGTAGTGCAAGGCGTCGGCCACCTCAGCGCCAAGCACGACTTCGAAGGGATCGGTCTGGAAGGCGCGGCCCTGGGCCAGTTGCAGGGACTGCCGGCGACCGTACTGGTAGTGCTCGAAGTAACTCTGGTTGGTGCCCATGACCCGGTAGCCGCGATGCGAGTCACCCAGCGAGATGGGGATGGCCCATTTGACCTGGGGGCTGTTGGCGTAATGCTCGAAGCTGTCCCAGCGAATGTTGTTGGTGGCGTTGCCGATGCGGAACACCGAGTAGAGCAGCAGGTTCACCGAGCCGGAGCGGGCGCCGACGATCAGGTCGGTGCCGCTGACGGTGCTGGCGAAGCTGGCACGGGCTTCGTGGCGCACACGTTCCACAGCCAGCAACAGGCACACCGAGAGGGCAATGGCGAAAGCGGTCAGAAACGCGGTGAAGCGGCGGTTGGCCAGGCTGGCCAGGGCAAGACGAAGCAGGTACATCAAGACACCTCGGATGAGGCAGGGCGCGCTGCGCGATTGAGCTCGGCCAGGGACAGATGGCGGTCGAACAGGGGGGCCAGGCTTTGATCGTGGCTGACGAACAGCAGGCTCGAGCCCGCTGCGCGGCATTCGGCGAACAGCAGTTGAATGAAGGCTTCGCGGGCATCGCTGTCCAGGGCCGAAGTCGGCTCGTCGGCGATCACCAGTTCGGGCTGGCCGATCAGCGCGCGTGCGGCCGCCACCCGTTGCTGCTGACCGATCGACAGGGTATCGGCACGGCGCTGGAGCAGGTCCGGGTCGCTCAGGCCAAGGTGGGCCAGCAGCTGCGTGGCTGCCTGCGCGACACTGCCATGGCGCTGCCCGGCACGATCGGCGCGGCGTCGGGAGAAGCGGCAGGGCAGTTCCACGTTCTCGCGTACCGACAGAAACGGCAGCAAGTTAAATTGCTGGAAGATGTAGCCAGTGTGCTCGACGCGAAACCGGTCACGGGCGGCGAAGCTCAGCTCGCTCAGGTTCTGTCCAAGCAAATGGACGCTGCCGCGTTGTGGGGTGTGCACGCCACCGAGCAAGCCAAGCAGGGTGGTTTTGCCACTGCCGCTGGGGCCTTTGAGAAAGAGGGTTTCCCCACACTCCAGGCGGAACGCAGGGATATCCAGCAACATCGCTTGGCCGGGCCAGGCAAAGCCCAGTTCGGCCAGCTCGATCAATGCATCGCTCATGGGTCAGAATTTCAGGCTGCTGTGCGTGGGAGTGAGGTCCGTGCCCTGTTGGCCGGACGGGCCGATCAGTTGTACCTGAATTTTCTGGGTGGCGGGGAAGGTGCTGAACAGGCGAGCCAGGTCCAAGTGGTCAAGGGCCTTTGGTGACGCGCAGGTGAAGTGGTAGTGGGCGTGAATCTCGCTGTGCTCGTGATGGTGCTCATCGCCCTGTTTGGCTTGCGTGGCGCTGTGCTCGTGATCCGGCTTGTCGCCGAACAACGGGCTTTCCAGTTCCTGGTCGGTGACCTTGCAGCCAGCGGCGGCGGGCAAGCTGAACAGCGCCAGGGGTTGCTCCAGGGTCTTGCGGGCTGCGGCAACCTTGGCTTTATCGGCATCACTGCTGGCGGCGTGTTCGAAACCCACCAGGTTCATGGCCGGGCTTTGCAACTCCAGTTCCAGCGTCTGGCCATCCAGGGCAGCGTCCAGGCGGGCCACGCCATGTTCATGGGCGCCGAGGCTGCCGTGCTCGTGTTCATGCTCGTGATCGTGGCCTTCCTCGTGGGCGTGGGCGACGAGGGGCAGCAGGGCAAAGGGCAGGGCAAGCATGAGACGGCGCATAAAGGAATCTCGTGAGCGGTATGGAAACGCAATGTTATAACAA encodes the following:
- a CDS encoding NAD-dependent epimerase/dehydratase family protein gives rise to the protein MADTPILITGGAGFIGSHLVDALLAEGHSVRVLDDLSTGKRSNLPMENPRLELIEGDVADATLMTQVVRDCKAVVHLAAVASVQASVDDPVKTHQSNFIGTLNLCEAMRLAGVKRVLFASSAAVYGNNGEGEAVGEDTTKAPLTPYAADKLASEYYLDFYRREHGLEPVVFRFFNIYGPRQDPSSPYSGVISIFSERAQRGQPISLFGDGEQTRDFFYVGDLVTLLMQGLQQPTVQAGPVNVGLNQATSLNELLAGLGAVLGGLPAVSHGPARGGDIRHSRADNTRLLERFELGPVTPLEEGLRRLLGL
- a CDS encoding ABC transporter ATP-binding protein, yielding MSDALIELAELGFAWPGQAMLLDIPAFRLECGETLFLKGPSGSGKTTLLGLLGGVHTPQRGSVHLLGQNLSELSFAARDRFRVEHTGYIFQQFNLLPFLSVRENVELPCRFSRRRADRAGQRHGSVAQAATQLLAHLGLSDPDLLQRRADTLSIGQQQRVAAARALIGQPELVIADEPTSALDSDAREAFIQLLFAECRAAGSSLLFVSHDQSLAPLFDRHLSLAELNRAARPASSEVS
- a CDS encoding sugar nucleotide-binding protein, producing the protein MRMRLMLLGGGNALGHALIRLGAEEGIGFLAPRPPDNGWDVASLTDLLDETRPDALINLAYYFDWFQADAVSQARLDQQEIAVERLAERCQEHQIVLLQPSSYRVFDGSRATAYSEKDEPVPLGLRGQALWRIEQSVRAACPRHVLLRFGWLLDDSADGVLGRYLRRAELPQPLPLADDRRGNPTPVDDAARVILSVLKQLDCEAPLWGTYHYAGNEATTALALGQAIISEAKTMHSLAIDAPTAQAHAARPDAGEEPQHAVLACKKILHTFGIKPRAWRSGLPSLLDRYYRHG
- a CDS encoding single-stranded DNA-binding protein, with the protein product MARGVNKVILVGTCGQDPEVRYLPNGNAVTNLSLATSEQWTDKQSGQKVERTEWHRVSMFGKVAEIAGEYLRKGSQVYIEGKLQTREWEKDGIKRYTTEIIVDMQGTMQLLGGRPQNNDQQGGGGNNYQQSAPAPRQQAPRPQQSAPQQRSAPPAQQQPAQQPAPDFDSFDDDIPF
- a CDS encoding DUF3299 domain-containing protein; the protein is MLRAVMALLLLTSLSLSAAELKEVSWEALIPPDAPKLVPQMTPMHDLAQMGTALAEAGPAAHQQAPDAPVVQALDGQQLRIPGYIVPLEVNEAGRTTEFLLVPYFGACIHVPPPPSNQIVHVTSAVGVKVEELYQPYWIEGPMQVKASSSDLAQAGYQMAAAKIYAYELPD
- the uvrA gene encoding excinuclease ABC subunit UvrA yields the protein MDKILVRGARTHNLKNIDLTLPRDKLIVITGLSGSGKSSLAFDTLYAEGQRRYVESLSAYARQFLSMMEKPDVDTIEGLSPAISIEQKSTSHNPRSTVGTITEIYDYLRLLYARVGTPRCPDHDIPLEAQTVSQMVDLVLAQPEGARLMLLAPVIRERKGEHLAIFEELRAQGFVRARINGKLYEMDELPKLDKQKKHTIEVVVDRFKVRSDLQQRLAESFETALKLADGIALVASMDDEPFEEIIFSARFACPICGHAISELEPKLFSFNNPAGACPTCDGLGVKQFFDNKRLVNGELTLAEGAIRGWDRRNVYYFQMLGSLASHYQFSLDVPFNELPSDQQKVILSGSGSHNVDFRYLNDRGDIVKRSHPFEGIVPNLERRYRETESASVREELAKFLSTQPCPDCRGTRLRREARHVWVGEKTLPAVTGLPIGDATDYFGSLSLTGRKGEIADKILKEIRERLQFLVNVGLDYLTLDRSADTLSGGEAQRIRLASQIGAGLVGVMYILDEPSIGLHQRDNDRLLGTLKHLRDIGNTVIVVEHDEDAIRLADYVVDIGPGAGVHGGHIVAQGTAQEVMDHPDSLTGKYLSGRVKIAVPAKRTPRNKKLSLTLKGARGNNLRNVDLEIPIGLLTCVTGVSGSGKSTLINNTLFPLSATALNGATTLEASAHDSVNGLQHLDKVVDIDQSPIGRTPRSNPATYTGLFTPIRELFAGVPESRSRGYGPGRFSFNVKGGRCEACQGDGLIKVEMHFLPDIYVPCDVCKSKRYNRETLEVKYKGKNIHETLEMTIEEAREFFDAVPALARKLQTLMDVGLSYIKLGQSATTLSGGEAQRVKLSRELSKRDTGKTLYILDEPTTGLHFADIQQLLDVLHRLRDHGNTVVVIEHNLDVIKTADWLVDLGPEGGSKGGQIIAVGTPEQVAEMKQSYTGHYLKPLLERDKA
- a CDS encoding ABC transporter permease, with product MYLLRLALASLANRRFTAFLTAFAIALSVCLLLAVERVRHEARASFASTVSGTDLIVGARSGSVNLLLYSVFRIGNATNNIRWDSFEHYANSPQVKWAIPISLGDSHRGYRVMGTNQSYFEHYQYGRRQSLQLAQGRAFQTDPFEVVLGAEVADALHYKLGDKLVLAHGVAAISLVKHDDKPFTVVGILARTGTPVDRTLHISLGGMEAIHIDWKNGVPARGAGRISADQARNMDLTPSAITAFMVGLNSKIATFALQRDINEFRGEPLMAILPGVALQELWSLMGTAEQALFVISVFVVLTGLIGMLTAIVTSLNERRREMAILRSVGARPWHIAGLLILEAFSLALVGILAGMALLYLSIACAQGYVQSNYGLYLPLSLPSAYEWSLLGIILAAAVVMGAIPAWRAYRQSLADGLSIHL
- a CDS encoding DUF2796 domain-containing protein; its protein translation is MRRLMLALPFALLPLVAHAHEEGHDHEHEHEHGSLGAHEHGVARLDAALDGQTLELELQSPAMNLVGFEHAASSDADKAKVAAARKTLEQPLALFSLPAAAGCKVTDQELESPLFGDKPDHEHSATQAKQGDEHHHEHSEIHAHYHFTCASPKALDHLDLARLFSTFPATQKIQVQLIGPSGQQGTDLTPTHSSLKF
- a CDS encoding MFS transporter; its protein translation is MHDPHSERMSSGETRAASGLALVFAFRMLGMFMVLPVLATYGMDLAGATPALIGLAIGAYGLTQAFLQIPFGVISDRIGRRPVIYGGLVIFAIGSVVAAQADSIWGVIAGRILQGAGAISAAVMALLSDLTREQNRTKAMAMIGMSIGVSFAVAMVVGPLLTRAFGLHGLFLATGVLALVGIALVAFVVPKATAHTRHRESGVARGEMLATLKHPDLLRLDLGIFVLHSILMASFVALPLALVERAGLPKEEHWWVYLTALVVSFFAMIPFIIYGEKKRKMKRVLLGAVATLMLVELFFWEFGSGLKALVIGTVVFFTAFNLLEASLPSLISKVSPAGGKGTAMGVYSTSQFLGSAMGGILGGWLFQHGGLGVVFIGCAALCALWLAIAVTMREPPYVTSLRLPLSPQAMRETGLAERLKTVPGVTDAVVVAEEAAIYIKLDKEILDRTALERLVNPAPTACEA
- a CDS encoding OmpW/AlkL family protein, which translates into the protein MNKSLLGASLIAMALAAPLAQAHQAGDLIIRAGAATTAPNEDSGQLKLDGVKVAGTKATLDSDTQLGLAFAYMLTDHVGIELLAATPFQHTVGVRGVSAATGIAGLDGKLADVKQLPPTLSLQYYPLAPTSRFQPYAGVGINYTLFYDEDLSGARKQQGFNNLKIQDSVGIAGQLGFDYMLSEHMMVNASVWYVDIDTKASVDGPTALGVGRTKVDLEVDPWVYMVGVGYKF
- a CDS encoding acyltransferase family protein, with the protein product MASGQRFHVLDSLRGICALAVVLYHLHVVGSLTELAFFRSADLFVDFFFVLSGFVITHAYGARHDLDLRRFFILRTFRLAPLHVCLLGVFILFEFVKWGAAQQGVSFNKEPFTGMYAPSQILPNLLLIQAWTPLTENMSFNYPSWSISIEYYMYLVFAAVVLCTSARRVLVWAGIVIGAGALLYSGAGPFTALAYKGLACFFAGALCYKVFEILRRKGQLGFRVASLLEVLAGGLIVWTLSSDDPNKAVLASGLFCLTVTLYAFDAGVVSSLLKMRLFELLGRLSYSIYLTHVIILSVLILLFMVLEKKTGLTLAPVFGDFRYLDSGYVWLNNLIVALVLLAVVGISFVTYHLIEVNGQKLGRRLLGQRMPVQAVPG